Proteins encoded together in one Prevotella scopos JCM 17725 window:
- a CDS encoding glycosyltransferase family 4 protein produces the protein MRILIVNTSEKTGGAAVAANRLKDALNNNGVKAKMLVRDKLTDDITVVSLGHEWRNQWNLLWERFCVFWNLHFSRKHLFEIDIANAGADITKLREFKEADIIHLSWINQGMLSLNSIKKILSSGKPVVWTMHDLWPASGICHYAHGCHRYENGCGNCPLLPGRGSRNDLSAKVWKRKKATYCCGNMWFVTCSQWLARQAKRSGILRDFSVSSIPNPIDTHVFQPQDKQEARKRLHLPQDKRIVLFVSQRVTDQRKGMDYFVEAIEKMVVEHPEMKENTGIAILGGHAEELEGKLALRVYPIGYVTDQQQIRDVYNAADVFVLPSLEDNLPNTIMEAMACGVPCVGFKVGGIPEMIDHIKNGYVATERDANDLAKGIHWVLDEADYASLSEAAVGKVLRSYSQRSVAMQYLEIYNEALAYKNFRL, from the coding sequence ATGAGAATACTGATTGTAAATACCAGTGAGAAAACAGGTGGGGCTGCCGTTGCAGCTAACCGGCTCAAAGATGCTCTGAATAACAACGGAGTAAAAGCAAAGATGTTGGTACGTGATAAGTTGACTGACGACATTACTGTGGTTAGCCTTGGTCACGAATGGAGAAATCAGTGGAATCTATTATGGGAGCGTTTCTGTGTCTTCTGGAACCTTCATTTCTCTCGTAAGCATCTCTTTGAGATTGATATCGCCAATGCCGGAGCAGATATTACGAAGTTACGTGAATTCAAAGAAGCTGATATTATTCATCTCTCTTGGATTAATCAAGGTATGCTATCGTTGAATAGTATCAAGAAAATTTTGAGTTCTGGCAAACCCGTTGTTTGGACAATGCATGACCTTTGGCCAGCATCAGGTATCTGTCATTATGCCCACGGCTGTCATCGTTATGAAAATGGCTGTGGTAATTGTCCGCTTTTACCAGGTAGAGGAAGTAGAAATGACTTATCAGCAAAGGTCTGGAAGCGCAAGAAAGCTACCTATTGTTGCGGTAATATGTGGTTTGTAACTTGTAGTCAATGGCTCGCACGACAGGCAAAGCGCAGTGGCATCTTGCGTGATTTTAGTGTATCAAGTATTCCTAATCCTATAGACACACACGTATTTCAACCACAGGATAAGCAAGAGGCGCGAAAGAGATTACACCTTCCGCAGGACAAACGCATCGTACTCTTTGTCTCTCAGCGTGTGACAGATCAGCGTAAGGGCATGGATTATTTTGTTGAAGCTATCGAAAAGATGGTCGTTGAACATCCTGAGATGAAGGAGAATACGGGTATCGCTATCCTTGGCGGTCATGCTGAAGAACTTGAAGGGAAACTCGCTTTACGAGTTTATCCAATCGGTTATGTGACCGATCAACAACAAATCCGTGATGTTTATAATGCCGCTGATGTCTTTGTGCTTCCATCGCTTGAAGACAACCTTCCTAACACGATTATGGAGGCTATGGCATGCGGAGTGCCCTGCGTAGGCTTTAAGGTGGGTGGAATACCAGAGATGATCGATCACATTAAGAATGGTTATGTTGCTACAGAACGTGATGCAAATGACCTTGCAAAAGGCATCCATTGGGTACTTGATGAGGCCGATTATGCAAGCCTTTCAGAAGCCGCTGTGGGGAAAGTCTTACGCAGTTATTCACAGCGTAGTGTTGCAATGCAATATCTTGAAATATATAATGAGGCACTTGCCTATAAGAACTTTCGATTATGA
- a CDS encoding glycosyltransferase family 2 protein has translation MITFSVVTITYNAAAVLQPTLDSVLMQDYPHVEHIIIDGASTDDTLEIAKAYQKQSDETDNEHVVRIQSEPDDGLYDAMNKGLQQATGDYIVFLNAGDRFPAHDTLEKVVLAAVVGDGEELPAVLFGDTDIIDEKGNFLYHRRLSPSERLTWRSFRYGMLVCHQSFYARLDIARSLLYDTSYRYSADVDWCIRVMKEGERQQLLLRNVHAVVANYVQEGQTTLHHKESLRERFDIMRKHYGLLQTLLLHSWFAVRSLIK, from the coding sequence ATGATCACATTTTCAGTAGTCACTATAACCTATAATGCAGCTGCTGTTCTGCAGCCGACACTCGATAGTGTGCTCATGCAGGACTATCCTCATGTGGAGCATATCATTATTGATGGAGCTTCAACTGACGATACGTTAGAGATAGCGAAAGCCTATCAGAAACAGTCTGATGAGACGGATAACGAACATGTTGTACGTATTCAAAGCGAACCAGATGATGGTCTTTATGACGCCATGAATAAAGGCTTACAGCAAGCAACAGGCGATTACATCGTCTTTTTGAATGCTGGCGACCGCTTCCCTGCACATGATACATTGGAGAAAGTCGTACTAGCTGCAGTCGTTGGGGATGGAGAGGAGTTGCCAGCCGTCCTTTTTGGTGATACTGACATCATTGATGAGAAGGGCAACTTTCTTTATCATCGTCGGCTCAGTCCGTCAGAAAGACTCACTTGGCGTTCTTTCCGTTATGGTATGTTAGTTTGTCATCAGTCTTTTTATGCTCGTTTAGATATAGCGCGTTCGCTACTTTATGATACCTCCTATCGTTATTCAGCAGATGTCGATTGGTGTATTCGTGTGATGAAGGAGGGTGAACGTCAGCAGCTTCTCTTACGCAATGTTCATGCAGTAGTTGCTAATTATGTGCAGGAGGGGCAGACAACACTTCACCATAAGGAGTCGCTTCGTGAGCGTTTCGATATCATGCGTAAACATTATGGCTTGCTTCAGACGCTGTTGCTTCATTCATGGTTTGCCGTTCGGAGTCTTATTAAATAA
- a CDS encoding anaerobic sulfatase-maturation protein, with the protein MNTIIPFSHPMYIMLKPAGSLCNLRCKYCYYLEKSKLYDNNKNHVITDALLEKFVKEYIEAQTTPQVLFTWHGGETLMRPISFYRRALELQRYYGRGRQIDNSIQTNGILLNDEWCRFFKENNFLVGVSIDGPQEFHDEYRRNAMGKPSFHQVMKGINLLNKHGVEWNALAVVNDFNADYPLDFYHFFKEIGCRYIQFTPIVERIVNREDGLTLAPGMQEGGELTDFSVTAEQWGNFLCTIFDEWVHHDVGEYYIQLFDATLANWVGVAPGICTMAKECGHAGVMEYNGDVYSCDHFVYPEHKLGNLSYQTIYEMMNSDRQKEFSKMKYRLLPQQCKECKYQFACHGECPKNRFIRDCYGNPGLNYLCKGYYQFFEHVAPYMDFMKNELENQRPPANVMNQVFG; encoded by the coding sequence ATGAATACCATCATTCCTTTTAGTCATCCCATGTATATCATGCTGAAGCCTGCTGGTTCGCTTTGTAACCTCAGGTGTAAATATTGCTATTATTTGGAGAAGAGTAAGCTATACGACAATAATAAAAACCATGTAATCACCGATGCCTTACTTGAGAAGTTTGTTAAGGAATACATAGAGGCACAGACGACACCGCAGGTGCTTTTTACATGGCACGGAGGTGAGACCTTAATGCGTCCCATCTCCTTCTATCGTCGTGCGTTGGAACTGCAACGTTATTATGGACGTGGCCGTCAGATAGACAATAGTATTCAGACGAATGGTATTCTGTTGAATGATGAGTGGTGTCGTTTTTTTAAAGAGAATAATTTTCTTGTGGGTGTATCTATTGATGGGCCACAGGAGTTTCATGATGAGTATCGTCGCAATGCAATGGGGAAGCCATCCTTTCATCAGGTGATGAAAGGTATTAACCTGTTGAACAAGCATGGGGTAGAGTGGAATGCGCTTGCCGTTGTCAATGATTTCAATGCAGACTATCCGTTGGATTTCTATCACTTCTTTAAGGAGATTGGTTGCCGTTACATTCAGTTTACGCCTATTGTTGAGCGAATCGTAAATCGTGAGGATGGTTTGACCTTAGCACCTGGTATGCAGGAGGGGGGTGAACTGACCGACTTCTCTGTTACTGCTGAGCAATGGGGTAACTTCCTTTGTACTATCTTTGACGAGTGGGTACATCATGATGTCGGAGAGTATTACATACAGCTCTTTGACGCTACTTTGGCCAACTGGGTTGGTGTTGCGCCTGGCATTTGTACGATGGCAAAGGAATGTGGTCATGCAGGTGTAATGGAATACAATGGTGATGTCTATTCTTGTGACCACTTTGTTTATCCTGAACATAAGCTTGGAAATCTGTCTTATCAAACAATCTATGAGATGATGAATAGTGACCGACAGAAAGAATTTTCCAAGATGAAGTATCGACTCCTTCCACAACAATGTAAAGAGTGTAAGTATCAGTTCGCTTGTCATGGTGAGTGTCCTAAGAATCGTTTTATACGCGATTGTTATGGTAATCCTGGTCTTAACTATCTTTGTAAGGGCTATTATCAATTCTTTGAGCACGTAGCACCTTATATGGACTTTATGAAGAATGAGTTGGAGAATCAACGCCCACCCGCTAACGTGATGAATCAGGTTTTTGGGTAA
- a CDS encoding peptidoglycan DD-metalloendopeptidase family protein — MTFKKIVRAFALTSLLTLTAHSANAQDLLARQAPIDRRAKALDTMVINRLREAEEIEEPSSELYNDWNNNYAHRGGNLPDVYKIDLRGFHMPTPSRVITSNFGRRWGRRHQGLDIKVYIGDTIRAAFAGKVRVVKYDANGYGKYIVIRHNNGLETIYGHLSKQIVSPNMTVRAGQPIGLGGNTGRSTGSHLHFETRLAGVALNPALFFDFANQDVTGDYYVYRRSTVAQESERATAVRGTSSSLGYSRENIQGRGNQSYSPRQERHYNTDFSNHTPRTEPTADNGKIIYHKVLNGETLETIAKQHGVSIEQLCRQNRLGKFTRITEGQLLSIFK; from the coding sequence ATGACTTTTAAGAAAATAGTTAGAGCTTTTGCACTAACATCTCTCTTAACCTTGACAGCTCATTCAGCAAATGCACAAGACCTGCTTGCCCGTCAAGCACCTATCGACAGACGTGCCAAAGCATTAGATACAATGGTTATCAATCGTCTTCGCGAAGCAGAAGAAATAGAAGAACCATCATCAGAGCTCTATAACGATTGGAATAACAACTATGCACATCGTGGAGGTAACCTTCCAGATGTATATAAGATTGATCTTCGTGGCTTCCACATGCCAACACCGAGCCGCGTTATTACAAGTAATTTCGGACGCCGTTGGGGTCGTCGTCATCAAGGATTGGACATTAAAGTGTATATTGGTGATACCATCCGTGCTGCTTTCGCAGGTAAAGTGCGCGTAGTAAAATATGATGCTAACGGATATGGTAAATACATCGTCATCCGTCATAATAATGGACTTGAAACCATTTATGGTCACCTTTCTAAACAGATTGTTAGTCCAAACATGACTGTTCGTGCTGGTCAGCCAATCGGATTGGGTGGTAATACGGGACGTTCAACAGGTTCTCACCTCCACTTCGAAACTCGTTTGGCAGGTGTAGCATTGAACCCTGCACTCTTCTTCGACTTCGCTAATCAAGATGTTACAGGCGACTACTATGTTTATCGTCGTAGCACCGTAGCACAAGAGTCTGAACGTGCAACCGCTGTTCGTGGTACCTCATCAAGCCTTGGTTACTCTCGTGAGAACATACAGGGTAGAGGTAATCAAAGTTATAGTCCACGTCAAGAAAGACACTACAACACAGATTTCTCAAACCACACGCCACGTACGGAACCAACGGCTGACAATGGAAAGATTATCTACCATAAGGTTCTCAATGGCGAGACTTTGGAAACAATAGCCAAACAGCATGGCGTAAGTATTGAACAATTATGTCGTCAGAATCGCTTAGGTAAGTTTACCCGAATAACAGAAGGTCAATTACTATCAATTTTCAAGTAA